A region of Planococcus sp. MSAK28401 DNA encodes the following proteins:
- the rpmE gene encoding 50S ribosomal protein L31 has protein sequence MKTGIHPEYKTATVTCSCGNSFETGSVKENINVELCSECHPFYTGRQKFAAADGRVDRFNKKYGLKEEINN, from the coding sequence ATGAAAACAGGTATTCACCCAGAGTACAAAACAGCAACAGTGACTTGCTCATGCGGCAACTCATTCGAAACAGGTTCAGTAAAGGAAAACATCAACGTTGAGCTTTGCTCAGAATGTCATCCATTCTATACTGGACGCCAAAAATTCGCAGCTGCAGATGGCCGCGTAGACCGTTTCAACAAAAAATACGGTCTCAAAGAAGAAATCAACAACTAA
- a CDS encoding class II fructose-bisphosphate aldolase, giving the protein MPLVSMKEMMIKGKKEGYAIGQFNLNNLEFTQAILQAAEEEKSPVICGVSEGAARYMGGFTTVVHMVKGLMHDYNITVPVAIHLDHGSSFEKCKEAIGAGFTSVMIDASHHPFDENIEITRKVVEYAHAKGVSVEAELGIVGGQEDDVIAEGVIYADPKECQALVEQTGIDCLAPALGSVHGPYKGEPNLGFAEMEEISQLCDVPLVLHGGTGIPLKDVQRAVSLGTSKINVNTESQIAASKAIREKLASDADVYDPRKYLTPARDAIKATVIGKMRDFGSSQQANS; this is encoded by the coding sequence ATGCCATTAGTTTCAATGAAAGAAATGATGATAAAAGGTAAGAAGGAAGGTTATGCCATCGGGCAATTTAACCTGAACAACCTGGAATTTACACAAGCGATCCTGCAGGCGGCGGAGGAAGAAAAATCCCCGGTCATCTGCGGCGTCTCAGAAGGTGCAGCACGCTATATGGGTGGATTCACGACTGTCGTACATATGGTGAAAGGCCTGATGCATGATTACAATATCACAGTTCCGGTCGCTATCCATTTAGATCACGGTTCCAGTTTTGAAAAATGCAAAGAAGCGATTGGTGCAGGTTTCACATCGGTCATGATCGATGCATCGCATCATCCATTCGATGAAAATATTGAAATTACGCGCAAAGTGGTTGAGTATGCTCACGCTAAAGGCGTTTCCGTGGAAGCGGAATTGGGCATAGTTGGCGGCCAAGAAGATGATGTTATTGCAGAAGGCGTCATCTACGCTGACCCGAAAGAATGCCAAGCACTCGTCGAACAGACGGGCATTGATTGCCTAGCGCCAGCACTTGGCTCTGTCCACGGGCCATATAAAGGCGAACCGAACCTCGGATTTGCCGAAATGGAAGAAATCTCACAGCTTTGTGATGTGCCGCTTGTCTTGCACGGCGGAACGGGCATCCCGCTAAAAGATGTTCAACGTGCGGTTTCACTTGGCACGTCGAAGATCAACGTCAACACTGAAAGCCAAATTGCCGCATCGAAAGCCATCCGTGAAAAATTGGCATCTGATGCAGACGTTTACGATCCACGTAAATACTTGACGCCGGCACGCGATGCCATTAAAGCGACCGTTATCGGCAAAATGCGCGATTTCGGAAGTTCACAACAAGCAAATTCATAA
- a CDS encoding thymidine kinase — MYVMKQTGWVEVICGSMFSGKSEELIRRIRRAQFAKQKIAVFKPKLDNRYSEEAVVSHNGTTVIALPIGHSGEMKEYITDEFDIIAIDEAQFFDMEIVDHVQKLADHGFRVIVAGLDQDFRGVPFGPMPSLLSIAEQVTKLQAVCTVCGSPASRTQRLIDGKPAGSDDPIILVGASEAYEPRCRHHHEVPAGVTVTK; from the coding sequence ATGTACGTCATGAAACAGACCGGATGGGTTGAGGTGATCTGCGGCAGCATGTTTTCCGGGAAATCGGAAGAGCTGATCCGCCGTATCCGCCGTGCGCAATTCGCCAAGCAGAAAATCGCGGTATTCAAGCCAAAACTCGATAACCGCTATAGCGAGGAAGCGGTCGTCTCCCATAACGGAACCACTGTTATTGCGCTGCCGATTGGGCATTCCGGCGAGATGAAAGAATATATAACTGATGAATTTGATATCATCGCCATCGATGAAGCGCAATTCTTTGATATGGAAATCGTCGATCATGTACAAAAATTGGCCGATCACGGTTTTCGTGTGATTGTCGCAGGCCTCGACCAGGACTTCCGCGGTGTGCCGTTCGGTCCGATGCCATCCCTGTTGTCGATCGCCGAGCAAGTGACCAAATTGCAGGCTGTCTGCACAGTCTGTGGATCTCCCGCAAGCCGCACACAGCGCTTAATCGACGGCAAGCCTGCCGGTTCAGATGACCCGATCATCCTAGTCGGTGCTTCCGAAGCCTACGAGCCGCGCTGCCGCCATCACCACGAAGTCCCGGCCGGCGTTACGGTTACAAAATAA
- a CDS encoding DUF2529 family protein: MKILTTQLTGLFQRLAKEEEAVEDTARLLAQAIIGEGRIHLAAFGELEAVAASALNGPETLQSAIRYDPAAELSTADRVWILARKDEGDSLADELAGRAIPFAMLTAESHGNETADVLLSMNIDKGLLPGEDGERIMIPHGLGALYIYHAVKLTIDEILAD; encoded by the coding sequence TTGAAAATATTGACGACACAATTGACCGGCCTGTTCCAGCGCCTCGCCAAGGAAGAAGAAGCCGTCGAAGATACGGCACGACTTCTCGCGCAAGCGATCATTGGCGAAGGCCGCATCCATCTGGCTGCTTTCGGCGAACTAGAAGCTGTCGCAGCCAGTGCTTTGAACGGTCCCGAAACGCTCCAATCAGCGATTCGTTATGACCCGGCCGCTGAACTGTCGACAGCCGACCGGGTTTGGATACTGGCCCGGAAAGACGAAGGCGACTCCTTGGCTGATGAATTAGCCGGACGCGCCATTCCGTTTGCGATGCTGACAGCTGAAAGCCATGGCAATGAAACGGCGGATGTCTTACTCTCCATGAACATCGACAAGGGCTTGCTGCCAGGCGAAGACGGCGAGCGCATCATGATCCCCCACGGGCTCGGCGCTTTGTATATCTACCATGCAGTTAAATTGACCATTGATGAAATACTTGCAGATTGA
- the glpX gene encoding class II fructose-bisphosphatase encodes MERSLSMELVRITEAAAIASSKWMGRGLKNEADDAATEAMRTVFDTIPMRGTVVIGEGEMDEAPMLYIGEELGSGDGPEVDVAVDPVEGTNIVAAGGWNAIAVLAIADRGNLLNAPDMYMEKIAVGPEAVGKIDINAPVIDNLRAVAKAKNKDIEDVVATIIDRPRHAQIIKEIRDAGARIKLITDGDIAGAINTAFDQTGVDILFGIGGAPEGVISAVGLKCLGGEFQGKLVPQDEEERQRCLDMGLEVDKVLMMDDLVKGDDAIFAATGITDGELLRGVQLKGSFAESHTLVMRAKSGTVRFVEGRHSLKKKPDLVMKD; translated from the coding sequence ATGGAACGAAGTCTTTCGATGGAATTAGTACGGATTACAGAAGCGGCAGCAATCGCCTCTTCAAAATGGATGGGCCGCGGCCTGAAAAATGAAGCGGATGACGCGGCAACGGAAGCGATGCGGACCGTATTCGATACGATCCCGATGCGCGGAACCGTCGTTATCGGCGAAGGCGAAATGGACGAAGCGCCGATGCTCTACATCGGCGAAGAACTTGGTTCAGGCGACGGTCCTGAAGTGGACGTCGCGGTCGACCCTGTAGAAGGCACGAATATTGTCGCTGCGGGCGGATGGAATGCGATTGCCGTTCTGGCGATTGCGGATCGTGGAAATTTACTCAATGCACCGGATATGTACATGGAAAAAATTGCAGTCGGCCCTGAAGCTGTCGGCAAGATTGACATCAACGCTCCGGTCATCGACAATTTGCGCGCCGTCGCTAAAGCGAAAAACAAGGATATCGAAGACGTTGTTGCCACAATTATTGACCGGCCGCGCCATGCACAGATCATTAAGGAAATCCGCGATGCGGGAGCACGCATCAAATTGATTACCGATGGCGATATCGCCGGTGCCATCAACACGGCTTTCGACCAGACAGGTGTGGACATCCTATTCGGGATAGGCGGAGCTCCGGAAGGGGTTATTTCCGCAGTCGGATTGAAATGCCTTGGCGGAGAATTTCAAGGCAAGCTGGTTCCTCAGGATGAAGAGGAAAGACAGCGTTGCCTGGATATGGGCCTTGAAGTCGATAAAGTGTTGATGATGGATGACCTGGTCAAAGGCGACGATGCCATCTTTGCAGCGACAGGGATCACCGACGGAGAACTTCTTCGCGGCGTTCAGCTGAAAGGTTCTTTTGCAGAAAGCCATACCTTGGTCATGCGTGCGAAATCCGGCACTGTCCGTTTTGTCGAAGGGCGCCACAGCCTCAAGAAAAAACCGGATCTCGTCATGAAAGATTAA
- a CDS encoding CTP synthase → MTKYIFVTGGVVSSLGKGITAASLGRLLKNRGLSVTIQKFDPYINIDPGTMSPYQHGEVFVTDDGAETDLDLGHYERFIDINLNKYSNVTTGKVYSTVIQKERRGDYLGGTVQVIPHITNEIKDRLLRAAKTAQADVVITEIGGTVGDIESLPFLEAIRQMRSDLGREEVMYIHCTLIPYLGAAKEMKTKPTQHSVKELRSLGIQPNLIVVRTEYPVPQDMKDKIALFCDIKSEEVIESRDVDVIYEMPLRLQEQHMDQIVLDHFGIEAPEADMTEWNGLVEKVKSLKKSVKIGLVGKYVELQDAYISVVESLKHAGFAFDSDIEVDWINAEHVNAENVAETLEGCDGILVPGGFGDRGVEGKVLATQYARENKVPFFGICLGMQLASVEFARNIMNLDGAHSSELDPKTLYPVIDLLPEQKDIEDLGGTLRLGLYPAKLDKTSKAYEAYGEELVYERHRHRYEFNNEFREQFEKAGFKFTGTSPDGRLVEIIEVADHPWFVACQFHPEFISRPNRPQPLFREFVRASLDNQ, encoded by the coding sequence ATGACAAAGTATATATTTGTAACAGGTGGAGTGGTTTCATCACTAGGGAAAGGGATCACGGCAGCCTCTCTTGGGCGCTTGCTGAAAAACCGCGGCCTGAGTGTGACGATTCAGAAATTCGACCCATACATCAATATTGACCCGGGTACGATGAGCCCTTACCAACACGGAGAAGTCTTCGTGACCGACGACGGCGCGGAAACGGATTTGGATCTTGGCCATTATGAACGCTTCATTGACATCAACTTGAACAAATATTCGAACGTGACGACGGGTAAAGTCTACTCAACGGTCATCCAAAAAGAACGCCGCGGCGATTATTTGGGTGGAACGGTCCAAGTCATTCCGCATATCACGAATGAAATCAAGGATCGTCTATTGCGCGCAGCGAAAACAGCTCAAGCCGATGTGGTCATCACAGAAATCGGTGGAACGGTCGGCGATATCGAATCGCTGCCATTTCTTGAAGCGATCCGCCAAATGCGTTCGGACCTTGGCCGTGAAGAAGTTATGTACATCCACTGTACTTTGATCCCTTACCTCGGCGCTGCAAAAGAAATGAAAACGAAACCGACACAACACAGCGTAAAAGAATTGCGCAGCCTCGGCATCCAGCCAAACCTGATCGTGGTGCGCACGGAATATCCAGTGCCTCAGGACATGAAAGACAAAATCGCGTTGTTCTGCGATATCAAATCCGAAGAAGTCATCGAGTCCCGCGATGTCGATGTCATTTATGAAATGCCGCTTCGCTTGCAGGAGCAGCATATGGACCAAATCGTCCTGGATCATTTCGGCATCGAAGCGCCGGAAGCGGATATGACGGAGTGGAATGGGCTTGTCGAGAAAGTGAAATCCTTGAAGAAGTCCGTAAAAATCGGCCTTGTCGGTAAATATGTAGAACTTCAGGATGCTTATATTTCCGTCGTGGAATCCTTGAAGCATGCCGGTTTCGCGTTCGACTCGGATATTGAAGTCGATTGGATTAATGCAGAGCACGTCAACGCTGAAAACGTAGCGGAAACACTCGAAGGCTGCGACGGCATCCTCGTGCCCGGTGGTTTCGGCGACCGCGGTGTGGAAGGGAAAGTCCTGGCAACGCAATACGCACGCGAAAACAAGGTGCCATTCTTCGGTATTTGCCTCGGCATGCAGCTTGCTTCTGTAGAGTTCGCACGCAATATCATGAACTTGGACGGCGCGCATTCGTCTGAACTTGACCCGAAAACTTTGTACCCGGTCATCGACTTGTTGCCGGAACAAAAAGACATCGAAGATTTGGGTGGCACATTGCGCCTTGGGTTATACCCAGCGAAGCTCGATAAGACTTCGAAAGCGTATGAAGCATACGGGGAAGAACTCGTATACGAAAGACACCGCCATCGCTATGAGTTCAACAATGAGTTCCGCGAGCAGTTCGAAAAAGCCGGCTTCAAATTCACAGGCACGAGCCCGGACGGCCGACTGGTTGAAATCATTGAAGTCGCTGACCATCCTTGGTTCGTCGCTTGCCAGTTCCACCCGGAATTCATCTCGCGCCCGAACCGCCCACAGCCATTGTTCCGTGAATTTGTTCGCGCATCTTTGGACAATCAGTAA
- the rpoE gene encoding DNA-directed RNA polymerase subunit delta: MNIRELTKEELLEESFVDLTYAILEETKETKTFSELVAELQQLIGLSEEEMKAHLAQYYTDMNIDGRFLILGENRWGLREWYPVEQIEEESAPTVKARKKKKSKSTDDDFDDMDLELEDELDFEDFGEDDGDVSSDDDDDDDDDDEVAVKAPVVDLDFDSTDDDDDDDVDEVEDVGVLVEDLDGNIIDEEDDEEEEEDGLK, from the coding sequence ATGAACATCCGTGAATTAACGAAAGAAGAATTGCTAGAAGAGTCGTTCGTCGACTTAACATATGCCATTTTGGAAGAAACCAAAGAAACGAAAACTTTTTCAGAGCTTGTCGCTGAATTGCAGCAATTGATCGGCCTCTCTGAAGAAGAAATGAAGGCGCATCTTGCACAGTACTACACTGACATGAACATTGATGGCCGCTTCCTGATCCTTGGCGAAAACCGCTGGGGCCTTCGTGAATGGTATCCGGTCGAGCAGATTGAAGAAGAATCTGCACCTACAGTCAAAGCCCGTAAGAAGAAGAAATCGAAATCGACAGACGATGACTTCGACGATATGGATCTCGAGTTGGAAGACGAACTGGACTTCGAAGATTTCGGCGAAGACGATGGCGATGTTTCTTCAGACGATGACGACGACGATGACGATGATGACGAAGTAGCGGTCAAAGCACCGGTCGTTGATCTTGATTTCGATTCGACCGATGATGACGACGACGACGATGTCGACGAAGTGGAAGATGTTGGCGTGCTCGTAGAAGACCTTGACGGCAACATCATCGACGAAGAAGACGATGAAGAGGAAGAAGAGGATGGGCTGAAGTAG
- the rho gene encoding transcription termination factor Rho — MATMTISALENMTLKELYNLAKEYKLNNYSKLTKKELIFAILKTRAEQEGFFFMEGVLEIIQSEGFGFLRPINYSPSSQDIYISASQIRRFDLRNGDKVSGKVRPPKENERYFGLLQVEAVNGEDPEVAKERVHFPGLTPLYPDRHIRLETGPEHLSTRIMDLVSPVGFGQRGLIVAPPKAGKTMLLKEIANAVTTNHPEAELIVLLIDERPEEVTDIERSVDADVVSSTFDEVPENHVKVAELVLERAMRLVEHKRDVVILMDSITRLARAYNLVIPPSGRTLSGGIDPAAFHRPKRFFGAARNIEEGGSLTILATALVDTGSRMDEVIYEEFKGTGNMELHLDRSLAERRIFPALDIRRSGTRKEELLMDPEQLDKLWTIRKTFSDSPDFTERFMKKLSHSKTNEEFFGQLPRDGKSSRTPRKTI, encoded by the coding sequence ATGGCAACGATGACAATTTCTGCATTAGAAAATATGACGCTCAAAGAGCTTTATAACCTGGCAAAAGAATACAAGCTGAACAATTACAGCAAACTGACGAAAAAAGAATTGATTTTCGCCATTTTGAAAACCCGTGCGGAACAGGAAGGCTTCTTTTTCATGGAAGGCGTCCTGGAAATCATCCAATCGGAAGGTTTCGGGTTCCTGCGCCCGATCAATTATTCTCCAAGTTCACAAGACATCTATATTTCCGCTTCCCAGATCCGCCGATTCGATCTTAGAAATGGTGATAAAGTATCCGGAAAAGTCCGCCCGCCAAAAGAAAATGAACGCTATTTCGGGCTGCTTCAAGTAGAAGCCGTCAATGGCGAAGACCCGGAAGTCGCAAAAGAACGTGTCCATTTTCCAGGACTGACGCCGCTGTATCCGGATCGCCATATCCGCCTCGAAACCGGGCCGGAACATTTATCCACGCGCATTATGGATCTCGTCTCCCCAGTCGGTTTCGGTCAGCGTGGCCTGATTGTTGCACCGCCAAAAGCCGGCAAAACGATGCTCTTGAAGGAAATCGCCAATGCCGTGACGACCAATCACCCGGAAGCAGAACTGATTGTGCTGTTGATTGATGAGCGCCCGGAAGAAGTAACGGATATCGAACGCTCGGTCGATGCTGATGTGGTGTCTTCGACTTTCGATGAAGTTCCTGAAAACCACGTCAAAGTAGCGGAGCTTGTACTCGAACGCGCCATGCGCCTTGTCGAGCACAAGCGCGATGTTGTCATTTTGATGGATTCGATCACGCGTCTTGCGCGAGCTTATAATCTGGTCATTCCGCCAAGCGGCCGAACGCTTTCCGGCGGGATCGACCCTGCCGCATTCCACCGACCGAAACGCTTTTTCGGGGCGGCACGTAATATTGAAGAAGGCGGCAGCTTGACGATCCTGGCGACGGCGCTCGTCGATACAGGGTCGCGCATGGATGAAGTCATTTACGAAGAGTTCAAAGGCACGGGCAATATGGAACTGCATCTCGACCGCAGTTTGGCCGAACGCCGCATTTTCCCGGCGCTCGACATCCGCCGTTCAGGCACGCGCAAGGAAGAATTGTTGATGGATCCAGAACAACTTGATAAACTATGGACTATCCGCAAAACCTTCTCGGATTCACCAGACTTTACAGAGCGCTTCATGAAAAAGCTCAGCCACTCAAAGACCAATGAGGAGTTTTTCGGGCAATTGCCGAGAGACGGGAAATCATCACGCACTCCGCGAAAGACGATTTGA
- a CDS encoding UDP-N-acetylglucosamine 1-carboxyvinyltransferase — translation MDVYKIKGGKRLSGTIKVNGAKNSAVALIPASILANSPVSIEGLPEISDVWTLKSILEEIGGSVTFEDGVMQIDPTEMVDMPLPNGNVKKLRASYYMMGAMLGRFKHAAIGLPGGCFLGPRPIDQHIKGFEALGAKVTNEHGAIYLRADELRGAKIYLDVVSVGATINIMLAAVRAKGQTVIENAAKEPEIIDVATLLTNMGAKIKGAGTNVIRIEGVDELHGTNHTIIPDRIEAGTFMIMAAAAGDGVTIDNVIPFHMEALTAKLREMGVEVQEDEESIHIPKTENLQPIDVKTLVYPGFATDLQQPFSVLMTQAHGSSMITDTIYSARFKHIDELRRMNAVGRVEGRAAIVTGPTPLNAATVVASDLRAGAALVIAGLLAEGETEVREIYHIERGYSNIIEKLRGLGADIRRETIDPVASGKSDLSSDVN, via the coding sequence ATGGACGTTTATAAAATAAAAGGCGGCAAACGCTTGTCCGGAACGATTAAAGTCAACGGTGCTAAAAACAGCGCCGTGGCTTTGATTCCGGCTTCGATTTTGGCGAATTCGCCAGTATCGATTGAAGGTTTGCCAGAAATTTCCGATGTTTGGACACTGAAAAGTATTTTGGAAGAAATTGGAGGTTCCGTCACATTCGAAGACGGCGTCATGCAAATCGACCCGACTGAAATGGTCGACATGCCACTGCCAAACGGCAACGTCAAGAAATTGCGGGCTTCCTACTATATGATGGGCGCGATGCTTGGGCGTTTCAAGCACGCGGCAATTGGCCTTCCAGGAGGTTGTTTCCTTGGGCCACGCCCAATCGACCAGCATATTAAAGGCTTCGAAGCGCTTGGCGCAAAAGTGACCAATGAGCACGGGGCGATTTATTTGCGTGCCGACGAATTGCGCGGCGCGAAAATCTACTTGGACGTTGTCAGCGTAGGCGCAACGATCAATATCATGCTCGCTGCCGTACGTGCGAAAGGGCAGACCGTCATCGAGAATGCGGCGAAAGAGCCGGAAATCATTGACGTCGCGACGCTCCTGACCAATATGGGCGCGAAAATCAAAGGCGCCGGCACCAACGTCATCCGTATCGAAGGCGTGGATGAATTGCACGGCACCAACCACACGATCATTCCTGACCGCATCGAAGCGGGCACATTCATGATCATGGCTGCCGCTGCTGGCGACGGCGTGACGATCGACAACGTCATTCCTTTCCATATGGAAGCCTTGACTGCAAAGCTCCGTGAAATGGGCGTGGAAGTTCAGGAAGATGAAGAATCGATCCACATTCCGAAAACCGAAAATTTGCAGCCGATCGACGTCAAGACTTTGGTCTATCCAGGCTTTGCGACCGATCTGCAGCAACCGTTCTCGGTCTTGATGACACAAGCGCACGGATCTTCGATGATTACCGATACCATTTATTCAGCACGCTTCAAGCACATCGATGAGCTGCGCCGCATGAATGCGGTCGGGCGCGTCGAAGGGCGTGCGGCCATTGTTACCGGGCCGACTCCGTTGAATGCAGCGACTGTTGTCGCCTCCGATCTGCGCGCAGGCGCGGCACTTGTTATCGCCGGGCTGCTGGCAGAAGGCGAAACGGAAGTGCGGGAGATCTATCACATCGAACGCGGCTACTCGAACATCATCGAAAAGCTGCGGGGCCTTGGCGCTGACATTCGCCGCGAAACGATCGACCCCGTGGCGAGCGGGAAGTCCGACCTCAGTTCTGACGTGAATTGA
- a CDS encoding response regulator, with protein MRKILIVDDQQGIRLLLKEVFEREGYETLIAGSGKEALELTEEACPDMVLMDMKMPGMDGIELLKRLKKRRHDCKVIMMTAYGEMGVIEESMNWGVVRYFTKPFDVFELRDAVRELIGD; from the coding sequence GTGAGAAAGATTCTAATAGTAGATGATCAACAAGGCATCCGCCTGTTATTGAAAGAAGTATTCGAGCGGGAAGGATACGAGACCTTGATTGCCGGCAGCGGGAAAGAGGCATTGGAACTTACGGAAGAAGCATGTCCCGATATGGTGCTGATGGATATGAAGATGCCGGGCATGGATGGCATTGAATTATTGAAGCGGTTAAAGAAGCGGCGCCATGATTGCAAAGTGATCATGATGACGGCTTACGGCGAAATGGGCGTGATCGAAGAGTCGATGAATTGGGGAGTGGTGCGTTATTTCACCAAACCCTTCGATGTTTTCGAATTGCGCGATGCGGTCCGCGAGCTGATTGGCGATTAA
- the fsa gene encoding fructose-6-phosphate aldolase, with translation MKFFIDTANFDEIKEAHAWGILSGVTTNPSLVAKEKDVSFHDRLKEIADLVDGSISGEVIALDSEGMIKEGRELAELAPNITVKLPMTPEGLKACAVLAGEGKKVNVTLIFSANQALLAARAGAAYVSPFLGRLDDIGHNGMDLIAQIAEIFAIHDIDSEIIAASIRHPQHVTEAALNGAHIGTMPMKVLEMMFKHPLTDKGIEAFLADWETRSVK, from the coding sequence ATGAAATTTTTCATTGATACAGCAAACTTCGACGAAATTAAAGAAGCACACGCTTGGGGCATTCTCTCAGGCGTCACGACAAACCCATCACTTGTCGCAAAAGAAAAAGATGTCTCGTTCCACGACCGCCTGAAAGAAATCGCCGACCTTGTCGACGGATCGATCAGCGGAGAAGTCATTGCACTTGATTCAGAAGGCATGATCAAAGAAGGCCGTGAACTGGCTGAACTTGCGCCAAACATCACTGTGAAATTGCCGATGACTCCGGAAGGCTTGAAAGCATGTGCAGTTCTAGCTGGCGAAGGCAAAAAAGTCAATGTTACATTGATCTTCAGCGCCAACCAAGCGCTTCTAGCAGCACGCGCTGGAGCAGCTTACGTTTCCCCATTCCTTGGGCGCCTTGACGATATCGGGCACAACGGCATGGATTTGATTGCACAGATTGCTGAGATTTTCGCAATCCACGACATCGATTCAGAAATCATCGCCGCTTCAATCCGCCATCCGCAGCACGTGACGGAAGCAGCGCTTAACGGCGCGCATATCGGCACAATGCCGATGAAAGTGCTTGAAATGATGTTCAAGCATCCGTTGACGGATAAAGGCATCGAAGCATTCCTAGCCGATTGGGAAACCCGCTCTGTGAAATAA